The proteins below come from a single Campylobacter concisus genomic window:
- a CDS encoding response regulator: MNIASLKYNFINLKDLKNPTDMLHAFKDKQDLEINNEQISSLKESIKASKVINITDAEIKEQNRHKILQKVEEILNNYSKNLIYSNNKIHSNELSRGYHFSENSYFKNIKASDSSSMLSTLKSGYLENTKFKNLNDYAYSNTLKTKYGEVEVFLDIYGDNDKLGTTKLENNSYLFSFDSNNDGVLDQKDILFDKLKVRGHDKDGNEKIANLSDVMPRVDLRQFISTNVINHNQIEREELNRKSTITNNPDLYVDTKDIDYRHSYYASDPNTLFAAENRYEKIEKNDINNFFKKYAQNDGWVDLRHNNIFGKDSSFKNFAYLKVGFDDTARLSEFNPIIEPDKDYKKDENFSYTKFQKDSFMKFYKDYNAEFDAYNKMIENLGNNLKKFEENSDSYISKLEKTKSAKMIAMENEFKQATGLEFSISNLKKVKKAFITNEATAAASLQDSDSVIAMKLNKDGTIRLKFDSGREIDVKELYNDTGKLNTSSELKTSINLEAKEMNNVQLNSLDFKDIGFMQGDKIVSLKDAGAIAIANLSNKFESKFLISLNNGKSISTREIYNISYLENDLKSKEKIDERDKFYKKVDIKA, encoded by the coding sequence ATGAATATTGCATCGTTAAAATATAACTTTATAAATTTAAAAGATTTAAAAAATCCTACAGATATGCTCCATGCCTTTAAGGATAAACAAGATTTAGAGATAAACAACGAACAAATTTCAAGTCTAAAAGAAAGTATAAAGGCAAGCAAAGTTATAAATATCACTGATGCCGAGATCAAAGAGCAAAATAGACACAAAATCCTACAAAAAGTAGAAGAAATTTTAAATAACTACTCAAAAAATCTCATCTATAGCAACAATAAAATCCACTCCAATGAACTTTCTAGAGGCTATCATTTTAGTGAAAATTCCTACTTTAAAAATATAAAAGCTTCAGATAGTAGCAGCATGCTATCTACACTAAAAAGTGGATACCTAGAAAATACAAAATTTAAAAATTTAAACGATTACGCTTACTCAAACACTCTAAAAACAAAATATGGCGAAGTAGAAGTATTTTTAGACATTTACGGCGATAACGATAAACTTGGCACTACAAAATTAGAAAATAATAGCTATCTTTTTAGCTTTGATAGCAACAATGACGGCGTGCTAGATCAAAAAGATATACTCTTTGATAAGCTAAAAGTAAGGGGTCATGATAAAGACGGAAATGAAAAAATAGCAAATTTAAGCGATGTGATGCCAAGGGTCGATCTTAGGCAGTTTATCAGCACAAATGTCATAAATCACAACCAAATAGAAAGAGAAGAGCTAAATCGTAAATCAACGATCACAAATAATCCCGATCTTTACGTAGATACAAAAGATATTGACTATAGACACTCTTACTACGCCTCAGATCCAAATACTTTGTTCGCTGCAGAAAACAGATATGAAAAGATAGAGAAAAATGATATAAATAATTTCTTTAAAAAATATGCCCAAAATGACGGCTGGGTCGATCTAAGACACAATAATATCTTTGGCAAAGATAGCTCTTTTAAAAATTTTGCCTATCTTAAAGTGGGTTTTGATGACACTGCAAGGCTAAGCGAGTTTAATCCGATCATTGAGCCAGACAAAGATTATAAAAAAGATGAAAATTTCTCATATACAAAATTTCAAAAAGATAGTTTTATGAAATTTTACAAAGATTATAACGCTGAGTTTGACGCATATAATAAAATGATAGAAAATCTTGGCAATAATTTAAAGAAATTTGAAGAAAATTCAGACTCTTATATATCAAAGCTTGAAAAGACAAAATCAGCCAAAATGATCGCGATGGAAAATGAATTTAAACAAGCAACTGGGCTTGAGTTTAGTATCTCGAATTTAAAAAAGGTAAAAAAGGCTTTTATAACAAATGAAGCCACAGCTGCCGCATCTTTGCAAGATAGCGATAGCGTCATAGCTATGAAGCTAAACAAAGATGGCACCATAAGGCTAAAATTTGATAGTGGTAGAGAGATAGACGTAAAAGAGCTTTATAACGATACTGGCAAGCTAAATACATCAAGCGAGCTAAAAACTAGCATAAATTTAGAGGCAAAAGAGATGAATAATGTGCAGCTAAATAGCTTGGATTTTAAAGATATTGGCTTCATGCAAGGTGATAAAATCGTAAGCCTAAAAGATGCTGGAGCAATCGCTATTGCCAATCTATCTAATAAATTTGAGAGTAAATTTTTAATCAGTCTAAATAATGGCAAAAGCATATCCACAAGAGAAATTTATAATATCAGCTATCTTGAGAATGATTTAAAGAGCAAAGAAAAAATAGATGAGAGAGATAAATTTTATAAAAAGGTTGATATTAAGGCATAA
- a CDS encoding HU family DNA-binding protein: MKKAEFIQAVADKAGLSKKDTLKVVDATLETIQAVLEKGDTISFIGFGTFGTADRAARKARVPGTKKVIDVPASKAVKFKVGKKLKEAVAAGAAKKGKKK, encoded by the coding sequence ATGAAAAAAGCTGAATTTATTCAAGCTGTTGCCGATAAGGCTGGTCTTTCAAAAAAAGATACTCTAAAAGTTGTTGATGCTACTTTGGAGACAATCCAAGCAGTTCTTGAAAAAGGCGATACAATTAGCTTTATAGGCTTTGGTACTTTCGGTACTGCTGACAGAGCTGCAAGAAAAGCTAGAGTTCCTGGAACTAAAAAAGTTATCGACGTTCCTGCTAGCAAAGCAGTTAAATTCAAAGTTGGCAAAAAACTTAAAGAAGCAGTTGCTGCTGGTGCTGCTAAAAAAGGTAAAAAGAAATAA
- a CDS encoding YaaA family protein gives MALKILFSPSESKISLNTNNKFNGKDLIFPELFDKRVEILNRYDEFLKKANLDDIKKLFGLKELKESKQLRESLSQKGSIKAILRYDGVAYKHLNYRGLDNEAQKYINNNVLIFSNLFGPILAKDEITEYKLKQGEKLGGFEISKFYEKNFSKAVNDFLQNDEILDLRAKFYEKFYTIKKEYITFCFIKNKKIVSHHAKAYRGEVLRQIANKLIKNKDELMSLNFKNLKLIDMKKFGLKTELMFEICE, from the coding sequence ATGGCATTAAAAATTCTCTTTTCTCCAAGCGAAAGTAAAATTTCTCTAAATACGAATAATAAATTTAATGGTAAGGATTTGATATTTCCAGAGCTTTTTGATAAAAGAGTTGAAATTTTAAATAGATACGATGAGTTTTTAAAAAAAGCAAATTTAGACGATATAAAAAAGCTTTTTGGGCTAAAAGAGCTTAAAGAGAGTAAACAGCTGCGAGAAAGCCTATCTCAAAAAGGTAGCATAAAAGCTATTTTAAGGTATGATGGAGTGGCTTATAAACATCTAAACTATCGTGGTTTAGACAATGAGGCACAAAAATATATAAATAATAATGTTTTAATATTTTCAAATTTATTTGGGCCTATCTTAGCAAAAGATGAGATAACAGAATACAAACTAAAGCAAGGTGAAAAGCTAGGTGGCTTTGAAATTTCAAAATTTTATGAAAAAAATTTTAGTAAAGCGGTTAATGATTTTTTGCAAAATGATGAGATCTTAGACCTTAGAGCTAAGTTTTATGAAAAATTTTACACTATAAAAAAAGAATACATAACTTTTTGTTTTATAAAAAATAAAAAAATAGTGAGTCATCACGCAAAAGCATATAGAGGCGAAGTCTTGCGCCAGATAGCAAATAAACTTATAAAAAATAAAGATGAACTAATGAGCTTAAATTTTAAAAATTTAAAGCTTATTGATATGAAAAAGTTTGGTCTAAAGACCGAGCTTATGTTTGAAATTTGCGAGTAA
- the flgL gene encoding flagellar hook-associated protein FlgL produces MRITNQLRFSQTLHDYQKNMTGVNKSYKQLSNGLKIQDPYDGAATYNDAMRLDYEATTLTQVVDATGKSVNFSKNTDNALQEFEKQLENFKTKVVQAASSVHSKTSLEALANDLQGIKNHLVNIANTSVNGQFLFSGSAVDTKPIDGAGKYQGNRDYMKTSAGAQVELPYNIPGYDLFLGKDGDYSKILTTNVRLADQTRTDISYAPKFLNDNSKIKNMIGLNYASDSVVRSDGSYNGTINPDYDFLDNSNVNFPDTYFFMQGKKPDGTTFTSKFKMSANTTMAGLMEKIGMEFGNTKTTKVVDVSINNDGQFNIKDLTKGNQTIDFHMVAATSVAPNRGAIAQNNALDAVNSLEDLETRANNVPKTVHITEFVKSKYTDKDGNATNAFDYDKVRFERKDNELIANLPQVARRTGEYATDQTKLSEVSGTKESYDRNLYPKDVDARKRELFNIDDQEINLQVKSITGTKYDIKVKMGTAGGTNTPVQFEITSTPPGGTPSATRTLTVYNSDEFGSYRTYASDFTYRQLMDIVAMAASDNIPNPPHAENANFDTDIEKVKRDQNYNAYKEALSKTKGAVETTLDDKGRMVLTDKTKSVTNIEVTMHDAKNSDKFDGDSTGRDTAGNAGHPQGKGSVFSFNENNALTIDEPSTSVFQDLDNMIEAVRKGYYRADADNNDPRNTGMQGALKRLDHLIDHANKELTKIGSQSRLLTATKERAEVMKVNVQTVKNDVIDADYAESYLKFTQLSLSYQATLQASAKINQLSLLNYLN; encoded by the coding sequence ATGAGAATAACAAACCAACTACGTTTTAGTCAGACTTTGCATGACTACCAAAAAAATATGACTGGTGTAAATAAAAGCTACAAGCAGCTCTCAAATGGTTTGAAAATTCAAGATCCATACGATGGTGCTGCGACTTATAATGATGCAATGAGGCTTGATTATGAAGCGACTACTCTCACTCAAGTAGTTGATGCCACTGGTAAATCTGTAAATTTCTCAAAAAATACAGATAATGCATTGCAAGAGTTTGAAAAACAGCTTGAAAATTTTAAGACAAAAGTAGTCCAAGCAGCTAGCAGCGTGCATAGTAAGACATCGCTAGAGGCTTTGGCAAATGACCTTCAAGGTATAAAAAATCACCTTGTGAATATTGCAAACACTTCGGTTAATGGGCAGTTTTTGTTTTCTGGAAGTGCTGTTGATACAAAGCCAATAGATGGTGCAGGAAAGTATCAAGGCAACCGTGATTATATGAAAACATCAGCTGGTGCTCAGGTTGAGCTTCCTTATAATATCCCAGGATATGATCTATTTTTAGGAAAAGATGGCGATTACAGTAAAATTTTGACTACAAATGTTCGTTTAGCTGATCAAACTAGAACCGACATCTCTTATGCACCAAAATTTCTAAACGATAACAGCAAGATAAAAAATATGATCGGGCTAAATTACGCTAGTGATTCAGTGGTTAGAAGTGATGGCTCTTACAATGGCACAATAAATCCGGATTATGATTTTTTAGATAATTCAAATGTAAATTTTCCAGATACATATTTTTTCATGCAAGGCAAAAAGCCAGACGGCACGACATTTACTAGCAAATTTAAGATGAGTGCAAATACAACAATGGCTGGGCTTATGGAAAAAATCGGTATGGAATTTGGCAATACAAAAACAACAAAGGTTGTTGATGTAAGCATAAATAACGATGGACAATTTAATATAAAAGATCTTACTAAAGGTAATCAAACTATTGACTTTCATATGGTTGCAGCCACATCAGTAGCACCAAATCGCGGCGCAATCGCTCAAAACAACGCACTTGACGCGGTAAATTCTCTTGAAGATCTTGAGACTAGGGCAAATAACGTTCCAAAAACGGTTCATATCACTGAGTTTGTAAAGAGCAAATATACCGATAAAGATGGAAATGCGACAAATGCATTTGACTATGATAAGGTTAGATTTGAAAGAAAGGACAATGAGCTAATCGCAAATTTACCTCAAGTAGCTAGAAGAACGGGCGAATATGCAACAGATCAGACAAAGCTAAGCGAAGTTTCTGGTACAAAAGAGAGCTACGATAGAAATTTATATCCAAAAGATGTTGACGCTAGAAAGAGAGAACTTTTTAATATCGACGATCAAGAGATAAATTTACAAGTAAAGTCAATCACTGGTACAAAATATGACATAAAGGTAAAAATGGGCACAGCAGGAGGTACAAATACTCCAGTGCAATTTGAAATAACATCTACACCACCAGGCGGCACGCCTTCTGCAACTAGAACTTTAACAGTCTATAACTCAGATGAGTTTGGAAGTTACAGAACTTATGCTAGCGATTTTACTTATAGACAGCTTATGGATATCGTTGCTATGGCAGCAAGCGATAATATCCCAAATCCTCCACATGCAGAAAACGCAAATTTTGATACAGATATTGAAAAAGTAAAAAGAGATCAAAACTATAATGCCTATAAAGAGGCTTTATCAAAAACAAAGGGCGCGGTAGAGACAACTTTAGATGATAAAGGCAGAATGGTTTTAACTGATAAGACAAAATCAGTAACAAACATAGAAGTAACTATGCATGATGCAAAAAATAGCGATAAATTTGATGGCGATAGCACTGGTAGAGATACGGCTGGTAATGCTGGCCACCCTCAAGGAAAGGGTTCTGTCTTTAGCTTTAATGAAAATAATGCTTTAACTATTGATGAGCCAAGTACGAGCGTTTTTCAAGACCTTGATAATATGATCGAAGCTGTTAGAAAGGGATATTATAGAGCTGATGCCGATAATAATGATCCGAGAAACACTGGCATGCAAGGTGCTTTAAAGAGACTAGATCACCTAATAGATCATGCAAACAAAGAGCTTACAAAGATCGGCTCTCAATCAAGACTTTTAACCGCTACAAAAGAGCGAGCCGAAGTAATGAAAGTGAATGTGCAAACTGTTAAAAATGATGTAATTGACGCAGACTATGCGGAGTCGTATTTGAAATTTACGCAGCTTTCACTATCTTATCAAGCAACCCTACAAGCAAGTGCGAAGATAAATCAACTAAGCTTGCTAAATTATTTAAATTAA